The DNA region ccattgatgatgtttggtaccacatgcatagtgtcagttcattcatatgcatgatttcataacatgattgaatgtgtttcagtgttataaattgatgatgtgttggttgcgtgttttgttgaattgtctgaatataatatgattaggtgaatgatataactatgatgtgttattatttatgatgcaataatatttgttaattgcgatgagactcacccttacatgttgttattttcagattgaggtagCGGCTttccgacttggtgaggattagctcattaGTCAGTGCGTtttagtttagcgtcaggtgtcatgctctgatatagtGTAACATTGGGGAACGTGATGTTttgagtttatattttataactctaattgtttgttttgagtttgaaggataaatttttaaaagatgttgaacttatctgtatgatttaatttccgctgtgttaacatgaattattatgtattatgatgaatttcctCAGTGAACGCATGGCAATGacatatgatatttatttttaatatgaattgtggcacccttgttttatgttactctgaaatatttatttaattgtcgcggggtttataAGGATGTTACAACTACCATCTTTCCATGCATAGCAGACACAACAAGACCGAACCTCTCAACACAATCAGCAACAATAAAGCAATGAgtagcaccggtatcaataatagtagtTAAAgaaatgctattaatgaaactaGTACCTCGGATGAGTCTgtcctcactagtggtctgagttcccgacaaggcgaacacctttccactagattgATCCTTCTTCGGTTTCTGACACTTGGTACTAACGTGCctctcttcaccacagttgaaacacaccacATCCTTACTCTTGAACTCAGGTGCAGCATGACCAGGTTGTCCATAACGGAAACACCTCCTCGCATCAGCAGTACACACATTGCTCTTATGACCGGCTTTGCCACACTTAAGCACACAATACTagtaggagcatctcccccactagtcttCTTGCCCTCATAAGCCCTCTGCTTACCCTTGCCATTAGGAGCATCATAAGGCTTGCCACGACCTTGCTGACTTTTGCTCCTCGAAGATacgacaacaatcaaccaaatccGCAAAGACACGAATCTTTTGGTAACCAACCGCTTTCTTGATCTCGGAACGCaatccattctcaaacttaatgcactttgagaattcaccaGTTGGCCCATCATAATgttggtaaaacttagccaactcGCCAAACTTAACAGCATACTCCACAACCGACTTGCTTCCTTGCCTCAACTCAAGAAATTTAATCTCTTTCGTGCCACGGACaccttcaggaaagtacttcctcaagAACTCCCTACGGAAAACAGCCCAAGTGACTCCTTCGCCACTAGCCTCCAACCTCTCACAAGTCTCGAGCCACCAATCATCAACTTCAACCGCTAACTgatgagtcccataccgaaccttctgctCTGGAGAGCAATCCATCAGACGAAAGATCCGTTCAATCTCATTTAGACAAGTCAATGCGCCATCAGAATCATGGGTACCCTTGAAAATAGgtggattctccctctggaaagtagCCAAATTGCGAGATGCAGCATTCTCACCACCATTAGGCTGATGCTCTAAAGCTTGAGCCATTGCCTCCAAGGCAGCAGCAATCGCATCATCGTTCCTTCCTGCCATCTCGAGttgtcactacaacacaaaagcaatcacAACCAGACAACAATACATGATTACTAACCAACTACGACACGACAcgtggccggacggaccgacctgctctgataccattaatgtaacaccccgaatctACCTCGCAATTTATATGACAATCAGACTAATTAAAGATACGAAAACATGCATAACAGAGTGTCACATTTGATCAATATAAGAAAACACAACATATTGCATCAAAGCTCATATAATGGATACATAACAATAGTCATGGGGGAATACAAAGTATCATCACAACTATGCAAAACATCGCATAATGTAGCAGCGGAACACATAAATCATAACATCTCAACATAATGAGAACTTGCCAACATGGCATCCATGAAATATCGTGTCATCATACGAGTTAATATCAAAATTTAACAAATACAAGGTAACATAGAGCAACACAAACGGTGAAACCCCcaggtgctacgtatcagagcataagaTACACTGACGCGAACAATAAGCTAACGTCTACTCGTCATCAGTACCTGCAAGTTACCACCGAAGAGGTAACAtacaacagaaggggtgagatatcattcacgataaagaaacgtatgataatacttatagcgGAAAAATAAGAATCATACgcattcaccacttctcaacatatgcatttttgcaacaatcatatatattatcaattaTCCAAGATATATAGTATTCAAGCAAcatagcattcaaacatcatgGTATTCAAGTAACATAGCATTCAGATCCTCATTCATATCATATAACAAATGCAACATATTCATCATCGCATAATACCAAAATATGACTCAATATGTAACTCGAtataatgcacatgcatgtggtaccatttggagtaaaactcccacttcTCTTTTGCCATTAGGTCCACTTCACATTTTCCATTTTCAGGCCATCGTcacatttgccattaaggccacttcACATTTATTCAATggatgagactcaatgatgcaacATCCATATTCACGTCATTTATCACATACCAACTAAACATCATCAATTCAATGTCGCAATTTAATGACAACCACAATATCATTACTGTTCAAAGCAATGAATCACTTCGCAATCACGTCACTTCTCATATCAAAGCACAACAATATCACTTCACATCACATAAAACCATCAaggaaaaaaatacaattttcaaGATGTTGTCAAGGGCTATTCAATTATATATCATCATATAGGAATTAATTTCAGCTTCACATAGGTTCAAACGACATATAAAACGGatctacgaatcaaaagttacgcataTTTGAGTTTTCCCAAATCTGCCTACAGTTCGCGGTGCCAACCTTGTTCGCAGCGCGATGACAGAAGTTTTGCTGTTCGCGGGGCGAACCGAACGAAAATCAGAATTTCAGTTCAACTAACAGCTACGGGTTCCAATCAAAAATCACCCAAAATCTCATTCCAGACCAATTCCAGCACATATTAGTGATACCTAGCATGTTACTACTCATGGGCAATCATTATAACATCATTCAACACAATAACTCACAAAAACCCAATTGATttcactcaaaacctaacatttatcAAGAAaacgattcaatacatataaccCCTAAATTCCACCATAAACTATCATCATAGATCCCTTTagaatgaaagaaccccacccttaccttggttggattgaAAGAACCTC from Vicia villosa cultivar HV-30 ecotype Madison, WI unplaced genomic scaffold, Vvil1.0 ctg.000758F_1_1, whole genome shotgun sequence includes:
- the LOC131631000 gene encoding uncharacterized protein LOC131631000, with protein sequence MAGRNDDAIAAALEAMAQALEHQPNGGENAASRNLATFQRENPPIFKGTHDSDGALTCLNEIERIFRLMDCSPEQKVRYGTHQLAVEVDDWWLETCERLEASGEGVTWAVFRREFLRKYFPEGVRGTKEIKFLELRQGSKSVVEYAVKFGELAKFYQHYDGPTGEFSKCIKFENGLRSEIKKAVGYQKIRVFADLVDCCRIFEEQKSARSWQAL